A single Carettochelys insculpta isolate YL-2023 chromosome 2, ASM3395843v1, whole genome shotgun sequence DNA region contains:
- the LOC142008654 gene encoding histone H3, embryonic-like, translated as MARTKQTAHKSTGGKAPRKQLATKAARKSAPATGGVKKTHRYRPGTVALGEIRRCQKSMELLICKLPFQHLVRKIAQDFKTVLHFQSSAVMALQEASEAYLVGLFEDTNLCAIHEK; from the coding sequence ATGGCTCGAACCAAGCAGACAGCTCACAAGTCCACCGGTGGCAAAGCGCCTAGGAAGCAGCTTGCTACTAAAGCGGCCCGGAAAAGTGCCCCCGCTACCGGTGGGGTGAAGAAAACCCATCGCTATCGCCCTGGGACTGTGGCCCTGGGGGAAATCCGTCGCTGTCAGAAGTCCATGGAGCTGTTGATCTGTAAGCTGCCCTTCCAGCACCTGGTGAGGAAGATTGCCCAGGACTTCAAGACAGTTCTGCACTTCCAGAGTTCAGCCGTCATGGCTCTACAGGAAGCAAGCGAGGCCTATCTGGTGGGGCTCTTCGAGGACACCAACCTGTGCGCCATTCATGAAAAGTGA